The Bactrocera dorsalis isolate Fly_Bdor chromosome 3, ASM2337382v1, whole genome shotgun sequence genomic interval TATTTGTGATTTAACGAGCGTATCAGTAATTGTACAAATGTGACCtcctactaaaaaaaaatataattttgctcttctaaaatatttgatgaaaacaaatactaaatttgaaaatcaatattttctcgacaaatatatataatacgtgtgtttaaatatatatattttttaaaaataaatatatattttattattttaacattttcgcaaatattagAACAACCCTAACGAGGAGTATATACCTACTTTAAAgctacatttttatatatttttcttataatccTGCGTACTTACTGCTGAACTTAATGCTGACGACTGAAAAttcatatacgtacatatttaaaaGCGCTGTTATTACATGGTTTTctacatattttcttaattttaatacaatttcttacatcagcatacatacatatgtaaaaaagaGTAAATCGCGTCTACATTAtgcaacatatttatttatttttatttcgtataTAATTTTACTCCAAATGCAGCGCTAAAAGCAGCCACATTTTCAATTCAAACATTAACGGTACTTCTTTAAAAAGAGTTTTcaagtaaaatatattaatttaaaatatatttgttaattcAGCTAAAAACTCATTACTTATTTGTAGCATTTATACACTAACTACAATTTTGCATATGCgagcatgtgtttgttgtttcataatCTCGtactaaatacaaatacatacaaatctttgtacgtatgtatgtaagtaaatattttgctttgtttatgTGCGCCGACGCAATACATACAAGTGTATATCTGTGGGCATTATTGTTTCAGCGGAGTCCAGAATTCGGTATTCTGGAACTCCGTAAATCCTAGGATGACTTCATAAGCAATATGGGCCAATAGAGTAGTACGAAGACGAAAAATAATATGGGAAATACGGCACGTGATACTTTATCGATTTCGCGCCACATTATCTTCTCCACACCGGTGTCGGTGTCGGTCCAGGCCACCGATAGTAGACTTTGTCGACGCGCCGGCTTCGGTGGGCCGCCGTTGCCCTGCAACGAAGTCTGTAAATAGTGTGAAATTTAGTTGCATATTccggaaaataatttttttctatgtataCCTGTCCAGGCGTTGTTGGTGTTTGTGTGGATTTGCGTGAACGCACTGCGCCGCCTTCCCAGCTGGCCACCGTTGCACATTGACCCTTTTCCATGTTGCTTATGCGCTGGAAAAGTTGAGAAAACCCGTTAATAATAAATGCCGTCCAAAATTTTCTGTTATAGATTTGAACGTCAGTTAAGATAAGCTTTCTGACCAAAATTTTCCGAAACCGGTAGCTCTATGGGTCCAGGTCTTCAGTACACGGAATAAAGAGCAATTGTTAAAATATCCCTCggaggaaattttttaaagttttccgagatttttatttcagaaattcAGGTCTTAAATAACCCCATTGAAGCACAATTATTtaatgtattataaaaatatcctTCTGAggaaattttgtaaagttttccggatatttttttaaaagagaaATTTTAGAAGTAACTCAATATTTTGAGGTCAAAAAAGTAATGCCTTAAAATATCCCTCAAAGGAAATTTCGTAAAGTTTTCCGGAATTTTAGAACTATCTTAAAGTTTTGAGGTCCCAAAAAGTAAGCAATAACCGCTTTGAAGAGCaattatttaatgtaaaaatatcCCACAGAGGAAATTTCATAAAGTTTTCcggattatttttttcaaagaggaATTTTGGAAGTATGTAACTTAATATTTTGAGGTCAAAAAAGTAAGGTCTTAAAAATATCCCTCGGAGGAAATTTCATaaagttttccaaattttttttttcaaagagggTTTTTAGAACTAACTTAATATTTTAAGGTAAAAAAGTCTGGTCTTCAATATCCGGAATGAAGTTTTCTGGAATTTTTATTTCGGAGAGGAAATTGAGCAGTAAATTCCGAAGTATCAAACCAAATGGGTGTTATGAATAAATTACGAATATGATTTCTTCAACTCCACTTTTCTCCTAAGGAATCTTTTATAATATCCGTTCTTCTAAATAATATTACTTACCATCGGCAAGACTTTCGGTATCTTATTCACTTGATACTGGTATTGTACATCCAACACCTTCACAACGACAAATTCCGCTAAAGCTGCAAATACAGACACCATACAACCGGCCATCCAAAGGTCGAGAgcctaaaaataacaaaagtcaAGCTGTTGAaagggaaaaattaaatttccacgAAAGACTCACCTTCACATAGGCAACTGGCGGTATATCCGCTCTAAGACCGGTGAACATGGTGACCAAAGTTAACATGCATGTGACCAACAACGTCACACGACCCGGTATGGCATCGAGTCCCAACCAAAAACTAAACCAGGACAACATTACAACGAGCGATGAAGGCGCGAACGTCTGTATGAGATGATGTCCGATTTGCCGCTCAAATCGGAAATACACTGTGAGACGTGAAAAATTGCCAACCTTCTCGGGCATATAGCCGTCACTCTCCTCCAGCTCGAGCGGTTGGCCAAGGTTGTATTGCAGCAATTTGAGCTCGGGATTCAAAGTGACGCCAGAGTCGGACCAAcgtaatttcactttttgattATTCGATGAGACTGTGTATGCAGAAAGGAGTAGAAGAAGGATTGAGGTAGCGAGAGTAAGAGAGAAAAAGTACGCAGGGAGAGGTAGTGGACAGGAAGGAAAGAGACAGTGAGAGAGGTCAAGAGGAAGAGATGGAGAATGCGGTAGATAGCATCCATATTCCATAGATAATAGATGTGGAAGAGAGGTAGAGAATGTAtagagaaattattatttagctACTCCATAAGCAATACTTAGTGTCACTTACAGCTTTCTATATATATGGGGCACACCTGTATGTCCATCGGATAGAGTTGGAATTCCATTTGACAGGCGATGATCGCATGCATTCGCGCCGCATAGCGtaccgttttatttttatataaagtcaCTGAGGTGAATTTGTGCGTTAGTGTTGCTATCTCTGCAAAGAGAGCatagaagagagagagaaaaccAAATCGTGTTGCAACTATATAATCTTGAATTTATTAACACATTGATATACATTTGAACGGAAGtattttgaactcaaattcgtgGGAATTGTGGGCAGGAGGTGGATGGGATGCATGATATGAGTAGGCGTGCGGCTAAGACGTGGACAGTTGGAAGGCAAAGGAAAACAGCTCACAACCAAACTTCTAACTTAATTAATATTCTACGTTGCTGAAACCACAGTCACTACTTGTAGTGGCTGGAAATCTAACAAGTAAGCGCCAATTTGTTAAGCCAAGCTGGAGCGCTAAGCTTATGTCAaatcgtttttgcaaaagatacTGAGAAAAGAATATGTGCGAATgtcttttctattttaattgataaaaatatataatttatagtaAAAACTCTACTTGCTAAGACAAAGCCGTGATTTAAGCggaaaaataatcataaatagtTCCGATTCTAGATTAAAAAGTCTTCGAAATTGGATTTTCAGTACAGAAAAAAAGTAGTGATCCTAAATCCATACTTGCAATGCTAgatttttgagcttttgaatgcTTAAGCTGATATACTTAGAGCCTGATCTCTTATATCTATATACTCTCGTTTATCTTTGTACTCAAAGCTCAGTCTCACACTCATATAGAATCCCTTGTTCCGACATTGGACTGTTCCTTTCATTTTCATGTAGCTTTTTCAGTGAGTCCTAACTCCATGTCTTTAAGTAAATCAAGTAACAGTCAAACCTTGCTTACCATGCTCATATTTCCATCAAAACGGACTTAACCCCGCTTGAAATTAAAGAAGCTCTGTTTTTTGAACTGTCTTAAGTCTAAGTTTTGAAGCCTGATATCTACAACGCTTACAACGAAGAGTCTACCTGAAACTGTCGTATGCTGAGACAGTTGAGAATTGTTTGTTGTGGTGATCGCGTTCAGAGTACGGAGACCGATTACGAATTTTTCTAACATAGTCAAGGTTTGAGATTTTCTTTAACGAtcattttttacataatatatttcttaattccATGTAAGACCAAACATAATTATCACCCGTTCATAACGTGTGAGACCTAGCTgaagttaggttagattaaaCGTCGGAATCTCGCTTGGACAGCTTGGAACGCCAGTCCAGTTATGATAACTAAAATTTCTAGATCTTTATCAAACGATCGTCATAAATAGGTGAAGTGTTTAGAGCCACCAATTTGCTGATGTAGCTAATGTCAGTTCCGACTATTTCTCCTGGTTCGTGGAGAGTTTTACTGCCGATATGTTTCAACCTCAATATGCAAAACGTGGACAATGGAAGAGCAAATGACTGCATGGTTCTACCTCACCTTTCTCTATACAACTTAGATAATTGTCGTCCCAGTGGATTTTTAGCCTCAATGCCTATTGGACAATGTCCAGTAGGAGCTCCAAGATAACTTTGCTAGTGGCACAGGAACTAGTCATCGACTAACGCATTCTAAGCGCACGCCAGGTCCGTATAGGTCCAGTGCTAGAGCGCAAAAAGACTTGACATTTTCCCATTCCGACAAGACGGGTTCCCTGTTTTGCTAACTCTTCGGCTTGTGGCGACTGAGAAGTTTTAATTTCAGTCTTCCAAAAGTTGGACAATGGAACTGAAAGTAGATCCAAAGTGACTTCACAGTCGGACCGGAACTTATTATAGACCAAAGCACGCTAAGCTCACACAAGGTGTACGGGTACAAGTACAGTGCTAGAACGCAAAAGGGTATCCAACACGTTCTTACTTCGATGTAAGTAGTTGCCGCATCTTGCCAGCTCGTCGGCTTTACAGTTTCCAGCGATTCTGCTATGGCCAGGCACACAAATGAGTCTGACAATGAGTAGACTGATGCTATTAAAAGACACTCCTTAACTAACGTTAAAAACGCAGTGCATGAGTTTATTGCCAGTGCTGCCACACTGCTGTCGGGGTGGATACTAACCTACCTAAAACTGGTTGCACTTCGGAGCATTGCGTTTACCGCTACCTAGTAGCATTTCTGTCGGGAAAATATTACAGTGATCCTGTAGCATAAAATTATGTATGACGAAGAGCTCCTTACAGAACACTTGTCCTCTTGACCCAACCGTAAAAAATCTCCCGGTGAGCGTTTTCTATGGCGACCTTCCGCCGTCTACATATCGCGGTCGAGGTATAGTACGTATGAAGCTATGGTCCATGTTTTCAGGGGTGCAGTTGAAGAAATAAGCGGACCTAGCTTAGGCATAGCAGACATTTTTCGAACAGCCTTTTCAGTAGTTTGTTAACAGTATGgcaaatgtaaaatatataagtagAAGTACTTTTAAAAACCACTGTATCACAGCAGAGTGAAGATTCGATTTTATTAGGATGGTCcttcaaaattgcaaaaaaaattgtgtaaattatTTCTTGAaggttttttttacaattttattatggtAGTccttaaaatttgcaaaaaaactattaattgtaaaaattatttgttgaaaaaatttatttttcaattttattaggaTGGTTCTCcctagaaattttttttactattttactaGGGTGGTccttaaatttgcaaaaaagtatttaatgtCTACACAAAATGctaataagaaatataataaaaatatttattaaacgcAAGCAGCAACGAgactaaaaactaaatattaaaagtgcacaacaacaacagcaatatatTGATGTTAAAAAAAGGcaaataacataaaacaacTAACACTTCCTTTAAGACGCTCATTAAACCACTTTAGGCGACTATCATACactaaaattactaaaatgaacaaataataaaatttgcgtCCACCCTAATGATAACGCTGAGCTCTCTCCTCATCGCTTTGCAGCCCGGACAGTACATTTGTGTTGCTTACTATGcaattatgtatgtagatatgtatttgaatgctgatgtatgtgtgtaggtggGTGTGTGCTTGCAGTTTAAATcacacaaacaaaacaaaaacaaaaaacacatcaTTGGgggaatttcattatttttttattttgtatacttaATGTTTTATTGATATGAAAGTTTTTCGTCTCTCTTTGATCCTTGTCGCGCAGTAGAGAGCCAGAAGTTATATAAGGGCTGCCGAATCCTAGCGTACGAAGCACGTGGTTAATacaaaatcgataaaatacgagTAATAAAGATGacgaaaaattcaattaataactgagaagaaaaaatttgcataattaataataaataaagggttttccaataagcgCGTAGGGAGATATATGTCTGCATTAGTGTTTTTCAAAAACAcacaatgttttgtttttgtttcattttttcaacaaaaacacCGCAAACTTTGCCACGTCTACTGCGCATACTCGAAAACCATTAGAAGCggcgatttgttgttgtttttttttttgccatgtTTGATTTGTTCACCTGTCAAGGCGAGAATGACGTGAAAACGCTGATGATTATGCAAAttccaataaaaacaaacagaacAGCACAAACAAAATGTTTTGAACTTGAAGTGAACTTAACCTGAAAACGCCCACCCACCCACGTGAGACTGGCTGACACAGCTACAAACAGCACTAATTTGACAAACTGACAGAGAAGCGATGTAAAagagtaacaaaaacaaaaactataaaacacGTGCGCACATATCACTCAAATAAATGCACTATGCGCACACAGAAGTATatgaaatcaaaattaagtatgcacattagggtggtccgaaagaaagaaaagaaaaaaaaaatctcgaaaaaacgttaacttcggttccAGTTAGGCTCGTATAATACCGTTCACTAAGTTTCCCGTACAAGAACTGGACTTTGATCGaacagtttatatggcaactatatgttatagaagTCGaatttgaacaatatattcgaAGATTATAGCGTTAGCTTGGATTTTTAGCATCCGCCTTCGGATACAATAAAGTATTTAGTGTTCGTCCTAGATCGGAGGCTTTCAAGGAAGCCTAATATCGAGATGAGACCAAAgaaggcatcgattgccttgTACTGCTTCCCTGCAGCATTGGAAAAAAGTGGTCGCTTGCACTGAACATAGTCTTCTGAATCTACAACACCTTAGTCaagtcatttatatatttactatgaGGACTTTATGTGTTGGAGGGCCTTAAAAATGAGCACACTCTCAAGAAAGTTCGAGAGCGTCCAACGAGGGGCACTCATCAGCGTGTGTGGTATTCGAGAGCGTCCAATGAGAAGCGCTCACTAGCAAAACCTAGCATACCCTAAGAACACTTCAATTATGGCACTTAATTTTTCACATAGCTCCCATAGATATCGTCGGTGGTTGGccgcgaaagttgctatcagactcagagaatctgcgATGAGCTTGCAAAAAAGGGTACCCAGGGCAGGGAATGTATTAGTGCTGCCATCTCCTCATGTGCTCTACTACTGTATACTGGATTCCGCGGGAACTTGGTCAGCGCTGAACTACAAATGATTTAAGCGCCTTCGCAAGATCCTTTCGATTCAAGATTGATCGCAAGTGATCCAGTGAGCTTTTTTGCCTTAGGCTTAAGGCTATCCTCTCGCCAGTTGTGGGTGTTCTAACAGACGTATCGATGTCCATGCTGTAGAATTGAAAATCTAACCGTACGCCAGCTGTAGAAGTTGTATAGAAAACGAGGTGAAAACATCTCAGCACTTTTGTTCGataaatgagtagcttcttgaggTGTAGGCTTAGGGATCTAGGAAATGCGTATGTTTCTGTTCGGGAATCTGTCGCAAAAGTGACAAAACGGTTACTTTTGAACATTCTTTAGGAAGCTTCTgcagtttaaattaattttaatctaGATTTTTTGGTTGAAACCCACTTGCAAAACATAGAACAGTACTCAAAAAAAGGTCTCTGGGACATCTTTGTCgcattttagtttaaaataccCATATATGTGACAATCAAGGCTCTGTGCCATGCTAAGATAACCAATAAGAGTTCTACTGACATTATCCAGCGACACTGCTGACGTTCTAGCTATTATGCCGttcattgacatccagggagacgcATTCGCGTGATTGGATCAGCTATCAGAGCCGTGTAGGTGTAAAAAAAGTTGAGAAAACCAAAGTCATCACAATCTGATGGGGCAAACCTCAACCAAAAGACGTTGGACCTACAGACTAATCCCGAACATCTATTCGTGCACAGATAGACAACATAGAGGCTTAGACTCCCACTTAACCCAAATATTAAGTGGACAGTATGCTTTTGAAACTATCTCTTCAGGTTCCATCACGATCTTAGTCCGCACTATCCGACGAGTACAGATTGCATAGAGAGTTTCAAGCGCGTATTTTTTCTATGCCctcgttttttaaatttatgggAAAAGTTAAATACTTCACTTGGCGGCAGTTTTTCGGTGGATAATATGACatcactcatgtgtcagtcctctggtaaatggaaagctgtcagcgatgCGTCTGCTCTAATTATGACAACACTAAGGCATGCACATAAAGTTAGACGTCAGTCAGTCCGTATAATAGATGAAACTTAAAGTCTCTCTCGCCCTTGAAGTAATACCTAatccggtggttccgtgggagagatATGAGTTGGGAATTGGTTAGGTTatgtttagcggattaaagttccgcactccggctttcgatgcttcctcctactaagAACAAATACAGCATAGGTTAACATGACGTGGACGTAGTAGATTGGTATATGACTAAGTTTAGTAGCACTTTTTTTATATTGGATGTTTTCCTGGTTTCGAAGTCGTTCTATTCTATTTTCATAATTTGGTCAATTCTTTAATCCATAGACTTTTACAAAACTACTTACAACTTAGAACAAATTAGGGTCTAGTCCTGCGTCGATCTTAATATTTGAGACCAAATTAAACTATAGCTCAAAACAACCTAAAAAATCGTTAGCTCAATTTctcttcttataaaaaaaatgtaccaccctaatgtatggtAAAAtagcatatatgcatatgtaaatagaGTTTAGttatgtaaaagaaataatatgtATTTGAGTATGTGTTAGCAATGAAACTCTTAGCAATATATCAAATCTACATACAGAAAACAGTGTGTCACAAAACAacgtacacacacacgcgcgcaaaCATGAACATCactacaaaaaatgcaaaacaaatggCATGCAAGGCTCACACTCACCGGCAATTTTCGAATTCAAAAAATATGGATCCGGTTGCCAGAGATTATCGAAGAATTCTGGAAGTAGTGTCACATAATCATCGCCTTCCTCGAATATATCATCGGAGACCTCGAGCCTCGATTCGTTCCAACGTTGGTGTATAAACATGTCTACCCTGCAAATGTTAAGCAAAATagggttattgttattgttgccgtaAATGTGGTTGCATTAGTGCTTTTTAGTGTCTACTTACCTAAAGTCCATATCCTCTACATTGATTGAGTTAATATCTACAACAAATATGCTAAAGTCTACTATCACTGGAGAGCCTTTCTTGGAAGGTGGTCTCATTTCTGTTGAATGCAAATATTCGTAAATAGAAAAGGTTGGTTAAAAACTTTGTTGTATTCAAGTGCTCACCCTTGACATAATTAGGTGGAAGGACTACGCGAGGTTTGGCCGTGTAGTTCATTAAGGCATCCGTTGAATCAGTCAGCCTGtggaaatacatatacatatttatatactatactgtAATGGATTTCTGTATTCTGTTGTATTAGTGGCGACACCAAaagatttattgctttttatggATGTTTTATGTGTATGACGGGTGCAAGTTTCCGGTTCGAATTCACTTTGAATCTATAAAGACCGAATAAACCCTACTTAGTTTCTTTTAACaattctgctttcttcagacctTCAATAAATATGATCGAATTTCGACACTGCGCGAATTTATAAGCTTCAAAGTCTATTCTGAAGAATTAGCGATCTTGTCTTAGTATCATCAGGTACTCAGAAGGGACTGGGAACAAGTCGGAATTTAGTTATCTTAATACGGTAGAATGCCGGACGACTAGGCTCTCTGTTAACTTGACGTATAAGAGTTTCTGAGAAACTCTTTCTTTCAGGAAGGAATCGTTAGCGAAGAAGACCTTTAAAATAACTTGAGCAGGGTCTGTGggtttctaaaaaataatagattCCAAATGCAGAGTATATTCAATATCTTTCCTGAAGTGTGAGCTATCAGCCTCAATCGAAAATTCGCTATCTGCTTACGGTATACTGCCAGATGGCTGCGCCTTTCGTTGACTTGGGAGAAGAGCTTCTGTAAGCTCCTGTCTTTCAGCAAGATAAAAACATACACGATGACAAATCAAGACGAGCAAGAACTTGGAGCATTCGGGAGAACTGTTCTCCGAGAGGTCTTTGAAACTACCCGAGTGGGTGATGAGTACCGAAAAAGACCTCAAACTTTATAATCTCTAGGTTACATGGTTAAGCTCTTAAGTCTCTAAAGAATGCGCTGGTTAGGCCATGTCTCACTCATGGAAGACGATAATTCAATGAAAAGCTGCTTCGTTTCGTGACCCAAGGGTGGACTATGGAGCAAGAGCGCCCTCGCTTCTTTTAATATGCAACCGGCATGACTACGCAAAGAATAAAGAAAGTCGGCTAAGTTTCGTGTTCTCGGCGCACACTGACCCTTGCTTAAAGTGCTAAAAAAGAATCGAAGAGCCTGCAGAGCCCTAAAACAGTCAGTATTTCTATTGTAAGCGGTTCGTTTATCAAATAGTCAGCGACCGATCTTTTCTGACGCATTTCATAATTAAGACTGGGCAGTTTACTAGGCCATAGTCCaaggttttataaattttaacataGATCATGCATAAAACACTACTTCAGTTGCTAAGGCCTCAGAGGTAAACACGTTTTCCCTGAATATATCAGATCAGCAGCAGATTAGTGCACGTCTTTCCTTAGAACCAGCGCCGCTATCATATAGCTCATAAAGTAAATATAAGCGTTATCGGTCTCAATTAAACTCGCATTAGTTTAACGACTATTTTTCATCataatatttacacacattcatattttTCGCCACGACTGTTATCCGGTCACCTTATGCAGTGTGTTGTCAACTGTATGAATggaatatgtaaacaaaatataatgcaTGAGCTCACTTACCAAATCCATATCAATCCCAGACTGCATGGCAATAGTAGATTTATGTATTTATCCAGCATTATGATAATCACAgtggataataaaaaaaatgtttcaactcATCTCACTTGGTATCGCTGTGAGATTGTCATAGTTCGCTGGCGTATGCACTGCAAGGCAAATTAACGGTAAATGAAAGCAATTATTCTATTATTTTAGCAGCGTTCCACAACTAGGCGCTAATGAGCGTTAAATTAGTCCATTCAAAGGAGCACAgatatttcgtaattttttttttgctagttttattatttctaaattaatattaattaaatataaataattgaaaacgagttttaaacattttgtaatattttgttttttggaaaataaaatatttattttttttactaattttaattttataaatttattttaatttttttgaattttttgatttgaaaataaaccttaactttttattatttttaagctataacatttatttttttatctaggtttttccacttttttagaatttttatgggaaaaaatatttaaaattttatatgtatatacatacatattattttattatttaaatattttaatcgaccatgtttgcatatttttcttattattttatacttgctttttattaatgttaattaattacttattaaatataaattaaacaattattatattgtattatgtatttttttattattatactttgCTACATAAgttttttgtgatatttataacattttatttcatttattttttttatttttatcttaaattttaaattttatttttttttaatttttttcacattttatttttttttttaattttataattccgatttgttaatgattttttcaaactcatatttttattattttattacaccaaaatatttaataaaatttttttatttactaaaaaacgaaaatatttatttattttttaatgtttaaaattttagtatttattttgttttattttattaaattttttattattaatttatatttttttagatttttagattttttgatgtttttattagttttttatatattatatttgtaatttttttatataactttttacagTTTCAtctgattttaatatttataatttctattttttcttttatttatgttttttataacttttatatgttttatatgaaaaagaGTCATTTAGATATAtccattttcgaaatttcgatatttctttatatttttttaaactttgtatttaaataaattttttcataaacaccagcactttttttatatatttgttattttttaattaaaacattacaATACtgcctttttatattttttttaaattgtttataattttcttttaataatttttaatgttttttattatttttttttttgatattctttcACTTTATTGTATGAGACAAAAGCAATTTAAAGAATTCaatttctctaaatttctatgtaatttattataatattttaaacttaaaaaaattacgtttaatcataaattaattttaaataatattaaaatttttagtctatattttttctatattttttttaattattttttatgattccaTAGAATTTTTatgatgttttttaataatttcttttaatttttttttaatttttt includes:
- the LOC105222594 gene encoding glycine receptor subunit alpha-2, which codes for MLDKYINLLLPCSLGLIWIWLTDSTDALMNYTAKPRVVLPPNYVKEMRPPSKKGSPVIVDFSIFVVDINSINVEDMDFRVDMFIHQRWNESRLEVSDDIFEEGDDYVTLLPEFFDNLWQPDPYFLNSKIAEIATLTHKFTSVTLYKNKTVRYAARMHAIIACQMEFQLYPMDIQVCPIYIESFSSNNQKVKLRWSDSGVTLNPELKLLQYNLGQPLELEESDGYMPEKVGNFSRLTVYFRFERQIGHHLIQTFAPSSLVVMLSWFSFWLGLDAIPGRVTLLVTCMLTLVTMFTGLRADIPPVAYVKALDLWMAGCMVSVFAALAEFVVVKVLDVQYQYQVNKIPKVLPMRISNMEKGQCATVASWEGGAVRSRKSTQTPTTPGQTSLQGNGGPPKPARRQSLLSVAWTDTDTGVEKIMWREIDKVSRAVFPILFFVFVLLYWPILLMKSS